From a region of the Cyprinus carpio isolate SPL01 chromosome A18, ASM1834038v1, whole genome shotgun sequence genome:
- the LOC109056804 gene encoding cholesterol 25-hydroxylase-like protein 1, member 2, whose translation MTLVNVFETIWETFQTKDSVLQPVWDYVRLNHSETLRSPLFPVILTVASYFVLCIPYLVCDIMGKKWPAVNRYKIQPDKMPTTAMLLHCSGVTLYNHVLLVFPAAVAQWMWRPSTPLPERAPTLLELAGGVTGNLLLFDFQYFIWHFLHHKIRWLYVTFHAIHHNYSAPFALATQCLGGWELVTVGFWTTLNPILLRCHLLTTWMFMVVHVYVSVEDHCGYDFPWCMSRLIPFGVYGGPSKHDVHHQKPNTNFAPHFSHWDKLFGTHAEFSFAKTQ comes from the coding sequence atgacACTAGTTAATGTGTTCGAGACAATTTGGGAGACCTTCCAGACAAAAGACTCAGTTTTGCAGCCTGTGTGGGACTATGTGCGACTCAACCACTCTGAAACTCTTCGGTCTCCTCTCTTTCCTGTGATTCTGACCGTAGCGTCGTATTTTGTGCTTTGCATACCCTACCTAGTCTGCGACATCATGGGAAAGAAGTGGCCAGCTGTTAACCGGTACAAGATTCAGCCTGACAAAATGCCCACTACTGCAATGCTCCTCCACTGCAGTGGAGTAACTCTTTATAATCACGTGCTTCTGGTGTTTCCTGCAGCAGTAGCGCAGTGGATGTGGAGACCTTCTACTCCCCTGCCTGAACGAGCACCTACATTGCTTGAACTTGCAGGTGGGGTGACTGGAAACCTTCTTCTTTTTGACTTTCAGTATTTTATCTGGCACTTTTTGCATCATAAGATCCGCTGGCTGTATGTGACTTTCCATGCTATCCACCATAATTACTCCGCCCCATTTGCTCTGGCCACTCAGTGCCTTGGTGGATGGGAGTTGGTCACGGTGGGCTTCTGGACCACGCTTAACCCCATTCTGCTGAGGTGTCATCTGCTCACCACCTGGATGTTCATGGTGGTCCACGTCTATGTATCGGTGGAAGACCACTGCGGATATGATTTCCCTTGGTGCATGTCTCGTCTGATCCCATTTGGTGTTTATGGAGGTCCGAGCAAGCATGATGTGCACCACCAGAAACCTAATACTAACTTTGCACCCCATTTTAGTCACTGGGATAAACTCTTCGGCACTCATGCTGAGTTTAGTTTTGCTAAAACTCAGTGA
- the si:dkey-24l11.2 gene encoding uncharacterized protein si:dkey-24l11.2, producing the protein MEAESADVLQSLGPEDEPASSSVSVNTQNDNSSQNTEFSSKDTSQKVDQVKQLCRFYSQGRQCYYGKKCRFLHQRAEENGTAHNEKQGNLDGHTSDPQKQSSENGCSGTVEHLPPSTHKTVPVKQERARRPCRYFLSGFCAMEDRCRFLHPQQFPPMEDQPHGLKERSSFRPSAPATRPAKSQEQVKLTDLTDEVCKQLRATEIAQLTKRFPRDKLIVQEREDGQLTYYRVTVQATDPDWPFDLNEVDVMVSFPDSYPQEVFTVDVPEDQELPSVMGRHVQKASEEWLKAKHATNQLMGRVELLFRPYLYWLDRSMEKLFTEGARQLKKDVDLERAGIQFVPYEQLKVTVFKNTSQKSDTPERVVSLTVASGEEAEEEELDEAGVEKEDEEEEDESALGSDGKEGSQNVENIKTRERRRGTEIKLLGLRLGEQIATVAAKQISVSLKCNRCEVDSDLSLSGRLTYTAQCEKCQAEIRAAFRPSMLHHYSDVLGYLDLNAVVPVDLVLKDSVFSVGCLNCNKEDTVQNLTYGQNWEQNCQHCHTKLNIFVEATRFQFIQPESRNQTGAAAQYTRRYRDPAVQQGKPLPDKGACRHFKQSHRWLRFPCCGRAYPCDVCHDEDQDHLMELATRMICGYCAKEQPFSNGKPCVGCGGMMTRAAFTSHWEGGQGCRNKVKMSRNDRQKYANTCKTVAKKKNKEKSN; encoded by the exons ATGGAGGCAGAAAGTGCGGATGTGCTGCAG TCATTGGGTCCTGAGGATGAACCAGCCTCTTCATCCGTGTCAGTTAATACTCAAAATGACAACTCAAGCCAAAATACTGAGTTTAGCAGTAAGGACACTTCACAGAAGGTGGATCAGGTGAAGCAACTGTGCCGCTTCTACTCTCAGGGCAGGCAATGCTATTATGGGAAAAAATGCCGCTTTCTTCATCAAAGAGCTGAAGAGAATGGTACAGCTCACAATGAGAAACAAGGAAATTTGGATGGTCACACATCAGACCCACAGAAGCAGTCGAGTGAAAACGGATGCTCTGGTACAGTGGAGCATCTGCCTCCATCCACCCACAAAACTGTTCCTGTGAAGCAAGAGAGAGCCAGACGACCCTGCCGCTACTTCCTGTCTGGGTTTTGTGCAATGGAGGACCGGTGTCGCTTCTTGCATCCACAGCAATTTCCGCCAATGGAGGACCAGCCTCACGGCCTGAAAGAGAGAAGCAGCTTCAGGCCTTCTGCTCCGGCCACACGGCCAGCTAAAAGTCAAGAGCAGGTCAAACTGACTGATCTCACTGACGAGGTCTGCAAGCAGCTGAGAGCCACTGAGATCGCTCAGCTCACAAAGAGATTTCCAAGAGACAAACTCATCGTGCAGGAACGAGAAGATGGACAGCTGACCTACTACAGAGTCACAGTTCAAGCCACAGACCCTGACTGG cCATTTGACCTTAATGAAGTGGACGTCATGGTCAGCTTTCCTGACAGTTACCCTCAAGAG GTTTTCACTGTGGATGTCCCTGAAGACCAGGAATTACCATCAGTCATGGGGAG ACATGTGCAGAAGGCCTCAGAGGAATGGCTCAAGGCTAAACATGCCACTAATCAGCTGATGGGGAGAGTTGAGCTGCTCTTCAGGCCGTACTTGTACTGGCTGGACCGTAGTATGGAGAAACTCTTTACTGAGGGAGCCAGGCAG TTGAAAAAAGATGTTGACCTAGAGAGGGCTGGAATACAGTTTGTGCCCTATGAGCAACTCAAGGTCACCGTTTTTAAGAACACATCCCAGAAATCGGACACTCCTGAGCGTGTAGTGTCACTCACTGTGGCTTCAGGGGAGGAGGCGGAGGAGGAAGAGCTTGATGAAGCTGGAGTAGAgaaggaggatgaggaggaagaggatgagtcTGCTCTCGGAAGTGATGGGAAGGAAGGCAGCCAAAATGTGGAGAACATAAAGACAAGAGAGCGAAGGAGAGGCACTGAAATCAAACTGCTGGGTCTGAGACTGGGAGAACAAATAGCTACTGTGGCGGCCAAACAGATCTCAGTGTCCCTGAAGTGCAACAG GTGTGAAGTGGATTCTGACCTGAGCCTGAGCGGGCGTCTGACCTATACTGCTCAGTGTGAGAAATGTCAAGCAGAGATCAGGGCTGCCTTCAGACCCAGTATGCTGCACCACTACAGTGATGTTTTGGGTTATCTGGACCTTAATGCAGTTGTGCCTGTAGATCTGGTACTGAAGGACTCTGTGTTCAGTGTGGGTTGCCTTAACTGCAACAAGGAGGACACAGTTCAG aATCTGACTTATGGGCAAAACTGGGAGCAAAACTGCCAACATTGTCATACCAAACTCAACATTTTTGTAGAGGCAACACGTTTCCAGTTCATTCAGCCAGAGTCTAGAAATCAGACAG GTGCAGCTGCCCAATACACTCGACGCTACAGAGATCCTGCGGTTCAGCAAGGGAAGCCTCTACCTGATAAAGGAGCCTGCAGGCACTTCAAACAAAGTCACCGGTGGCTAAG ATTTCCATGCTGTGGTCGGGCATACCCATGTGACGTGTGCCATGATGAAGATCAGGACCATCTGATGGAGCTGGCCACCAGAATGATCTGTGGTTATTGTGCCAAAGAGCAG CCATTCAGCAATGGTAAACCATGTGTTGGTTGTGGAGGTATGATGACAAGAGCAGCCTTCACAAGCCACTGGGAGGGTGGACAGGGCTGTAGAAACAAGGTTAAGATGAGCAG GAATGACCGGCAAAAATACGCCAATACATGTAAAACTGTggcaaagaaaaagaataaag